The proteins below come from a single Kiloniellales bacterium genomic window:
- a CDS encoding glycosyltransferase family 2 protein — MMQALQLSIVVPLKNEQEILYEKVEELALVLDEEVGPDRWNAILVDNGSTDRTPQIIQEIKERWPLTQPIRLEEPNIGKAMRAGLRASEAPYVFIMPIDENDVPFLTWAWRAREHYDLIIGSKRLNPVLNGQSPYRRFLTWGLNAMLSLLTEYIGADTHGCKLLRREAILPIDKRCVISRGQYDSELTIRSVRCGLRVAELPVVYSEKRPARDFMLKKIARNVVDLLRLYRALKNEPFVEGVHFHRWARSDVEDKVLPWIGTMPGRAEISHSSD, encoded by the coding sequence ATGATGCAAGCACTTCAGCTCTCGATTGTCGTGCCGCTAAAGAATGAACAGGAAATCTTATATGAAAAGGTCGAAGAGCTGGCTTTGGTGTTGGACGAAGAAGTCGGCCCGGACCGCTGGAATGCTATATTGGTCGACAATGGCAGCACGGACCGCACGCCGCAGATCATTCAGGAGATCAAGGAACGCTGGCCCCTGACGCAGCCGATCAGGCTGGAGGAACCGAATATCGGCAAAGCCATGCGTGCCGGCCTCAGAGCCTCCGAAGCGCCTTATGTCTTCATCATGCCGATTGACGAGAACGATGTGCCTTTCCTGACATGGGCCTGGCGGGCGCGGGAGCATTACGATCTCATCATTGGCTCCAAGCGGCTCAATCCTGTCTTGAATGGCCAGAGCCCCTATAGGCGCTTTCTGACATGGGGACTGAACGCCATGCTCAGCCTCTTGACCGAGTATATCGGTGCTGATACCCATGGCTGCAAACTGCTTCGCCGCGAAGCCATTCTGCCAATAGACAAGCGCTGTGTGATCTCCCGCGGCCAGTACGATTCCGAACTCACGATCCGATCGGTGCGCTGTGGACTGCGCGTCGCCGAATTGCCGGTTGTCTATTCGGAAAAGCGCCCCGCCAGGGATTTCATGCTGAAGAAGATCGCCCGAAACGTGGTCGACCTCCTCCGGCTTTATCGCGCACTGAAAAACGAGCCGTTTGTAGAAGGTGTCCACTTCCACCGCTGGGCCCGCTCGGATGTCGAGGACAAGGTCCTGCCGTGGATCGGGACCATGCCCGGCCGGGCTGAAATAAGCCACTCAAGCGATTGA